The following are from one region of the Deltaproteobacteria bacterium HGW-Deltaproteobacteria-6 genome:
- a CDS encoding TetR/AcrR family transcriptional regulator, which produces MAGKKGRPVRKNVESESRQQILDVALVLFAKRGYAATTVREIVDAAGITAPSLYYYFGSKEGLYLELMQIHCALIDSALELHLHTSESARYRLKDLVDKIFLHVINDKDFFRLMFTIYYGPSQGAPYCDFISYHVKFHAAIKKIIEDGIASKEFQPGNTGHMTWVVRGVVQLAMEEQIKDDREKIDRPGVQKILDLILDRFERPLSVNSKEAG; this is translated from the coding sequence ATGGCCGGAAAAAAGGGCAGGCCGGTAAGAAAAAATGTCGAGTCTGAATCCCGGCAGCAGATTCTGGACGTGGCTCTCGTGTTGTTTGCCAAGAGAGGATATGCCGCGACAACGGTGCGGGAAATTGTGGATGCGGCGGGCATCACCGCTCCTTCTCTTTATTATTATTTCGGCAGCAAGGAAGGCCTTTACCTGGAGTTGATGCAGATACATTGTGCTCTGATCGATTCGGCGCTGGAGCTGCATTTGCACACATCCGAAAGCGCCAGGTACCGTTTGAAAGATCTGGTGGACAAGATTTTTCTTCATGTCATTAATGACAAGGATTTTTTCCGGCTGATGTTTACGATTTACTACGGTCCGTCTCAGGGCGCGCCTTATTGCGATTTCATTTCCTATCATGTCAAATTTCACGCGGCGATTAAAAAGATCATCGAAGACGGCATCGCGTCAAAGGAGTTTCAACCCGGCAACACGGGGCACATGACCTGGGTTGTCCGCGGTGTGGTTCAATTGGCCATGGAGGAGCAAATCAAAGACGACCGGGAAAAAATAGACCGGCCCGGTGTGCAAAAGATTTTGGATTTGATTCTGGACCGTTTCGAACGACCGCTGTCCGTAAATTCTAAAGAAGCAGGATAA
- a CDS encoding carnitine dehydratase, with product MARKPQNGPLQGIRILDLTRLYPGPLGTMMLADMGADVIKIEDINAPDYMRYYPPYIESESAGFIAVNRSKRSLALNLKTKKGAGIFLSLIKTADIVIEQFRPGVLAELGIGYKDACLAKPDIIYVSITGYGQDGPYANDAGHDINFMGYAGILAATGACGTGPVIPGPQLGDVAGGAYMSVIACLSALWAREKTGKGQQVDVSMLDGVLPLMTLQMAHYQATRISFAPGEPPLSGGLACYGVYSCADGKHIALGILETKFWKIFCEMTGHPEWIEKHLVMGEEAESLRREIADLFRTKTRDEWMIAAKTLDVCLTPVLDISEIEKDPQIKARRMIHEQAHPVSGKIKGIGVPLKFSETPAEPAWPSPALGQDSKSILEEIGCRPEEIEAFRQEGIALIPD from the coding sequence ATGGCAAGAAAACCTCAAAACGGTCCTTTGCAGGGAATTCGCATTCTGGATCTTACCCGGCTCTACCCGGGGCCGCTCGGCACCATGATGCTCGCCGATATGGGCGCTGATGTCATCAAGATCGAGGATATCAATGCGCCGGATTATATGCGATACTATCCTCCCTATATCGAATCCGAGTCCGCAGGCTTTATCGCCGTCAACCGATCTAAGCGCAGCCTGGCCCTGAATCTTAAAACCAAAAAAGGCGCCGGTATTTTTTTGTCGCTCATCAAAACAGCCGATATTGTTATTGAGCAGTTCCGGCCGGGAGTGCTTGCTGAACTGGGCATTGGCTACAAAGATGCCTGCCTGGCAAAACCCGACATCATCTATGTTTCCATTACCGGATACGGGCAGGACGGACCTTACGCCAATGACGCCGGACACGATATCAATTTTATGGGATATGCCGGAATCCTTGCGGCAACCGGCGCGTGCGGGACAGGCCCCGTGATTCCGGGGCCCCAGTTAGGCGATGTGGCGGGCGGCGCCTACATGTCCGTCATCGCCTGCCTTTCCGCTCTGTGGGCCAGAGAAAAAACCGGCAAAGGTCAGCAGGTAGACGTGTCCATGCTGGATGGCGTTCTGCCGTTGATGACTTTGCAGATGGCGCATTATCAGGCAACCCGAATTTCCTTTGCGCCGGGAGAGCCGCCCCTTTCCGGAGGTCTGGCCTGCTACGGCGTGTATTCCTGCGCCGACGGCAAACATATCGCTCTGGGCATTTTGGAGACCAAGTTCTGGAAAATTTTCTGCGAAATGACCGGTCACCCGGAATGGATCGAAAAGCATCTGGTCATGGGGGAAGAGGCTGAAAGTCTGCGCAGGGAAATCGCGGATCTTTTCCGGACAAAAACAAGGGATGAATGGATGATTGCGGCAAAAACACTGGATGTCTGCCTGACCCCTGTGCTGGATATTTCAGAGATAGAAAAAGACCCGCAGATAAAGGCGCGGCGGATGATTCATGAACAGGCCCATCCCGTTTCCGGCAAGATCAAGGGCATTGGTGTTCCCCTGAAATTTTCGGAAACACCGGCTGAACCTGCCTGGCCGTCGCCTGCTCTGGGCCAGGACTCAAAATCCATTCTGGAAGAAATCGGCTGCCGGCCCGAAGAAATAGAAGCATTCCGCCAGGAAGGTATTGCCCTGATTCCCGATTAG
- a CDS encoding cupin domain-containing protein has translation MPLIKKRVWAWTGFMLLLPFGIAAAAGYDTGVQAKVILETETMSNGQLIDYQDTDHPRVTVMVVDIAPGAETGWHSHPIAVYAYVMAGTLSVQIEGGKTSEFKEGEAIIEVVKLNHNGINHGKVPVKLVVFYLGAKDTPNVIKADKP, from the coding sequence ATGCCGTTGATAAAAAAACGTGTGTGGGCATGGACAGGTTTCATGCTGCTGCTGCCTTTCGGAATCGCAGCGGCCGCCGGATATGACACTGGTGTGCAGGCAAAGGTCATCCTCGAGACGGAGACGATGAGCAATGGCCAGCTTATTGATTATCAGGATACCGATCATCCCAGGGTAACCGTCATGGTCGTGGATATTGCTCCGGGGGCCGAGACGGGCTGGCACAGCCATCCGATAGCTGTTTACGCTTATGTCATGGCCGGGACGCTTTCGGTGCAGATAGAGGGCGGGAAAACATCCGAGTTTAAAGAAGGCGAGGCCATTATTGAGGTCGTTAAGCTTAATCACAATGGCATCAATCATGGGAAAGTTCCGGTTAAACTGGTTGTCTTTTATCTCGGCGCAAAAGACACTCCCAATGTGATCAAGGCGGATAAACCCTGA
- a CDS encoding secondary thiamine-phosphate synthase enzyme, with protein MKSYREELWFNIPERRAFINITHQVEACLQESGIAEGLILINAMHITASVFINDDESGLHQDYEKWLEKLAPHEPLSHYLHNRTGEDNGDAHLKRQIMGREVVVAVTRGKLDFGPWEQIFYGEFDGGRKKRVLVKIIGE; from the coding sequence ATGAAATCCTACCGTGAAGAATTATGGTTTAACATTCCCGAACGGAGAGCCTTCATTAATATCACGCATCAGGTTGAAGCCTGTTTGCAGGAAAGCGGAATTGCAGAGGGTTTAATACTTATAAACGCGATGCACATCACCGCGTCGGTATTCATCAACGACGACGAATCAGGCCTCCACCAGGACTATGAAAAATGGTTGGAAAAGCTGGCACCGCATGAACCGTTATCTCATTATCTCCATAACCGCACCGGAGAGGATAATGGAGACGCTCATTTAAAAAGACAGATCATGGGACGAGAGGTGGTTGTTGCCGTGACCCGCGGCAAACTGGATTTCGGACCGTGGGAACAGATTTTCTACGGGGAGTTTGACGGCGGCAGAAAGAAAAGAGTGCTTGTCAAAATCATCGGCGAATAA
- a CDS encoding YebC/PmpR family DNA-binding transcriptional regulator produces MSGHSKWSTIKRKKGAIDAKRGKIFTKIIKEITLAARLGGGDMEGNSRLRQAVMAAKEENMPKDNIDRAIKKGTGGGEGAAAYEEITYEGYGPGGAAVIVDVMTDNKNRTVAEIRHIFSKHGGNLGENGCVAWIFSKKGSIVIDKKLIGEDELMELALEAGAEDVKAEGNEYEVITEPAAFEAVKKAIDDKGIKHLEASISKIPSNTVKLEAGKAESMLKLMEKLEDNDDVQNVYSNFDIDEDVMEKLS; encoded by the coding sequence ATGTCCGGCCATTCTAAATGGAGCACCATCAAAAGGAAAAAAGGGGCGATTGACGCCAAACGCGGTAAAATATTTACCAAAATTATTAAAGAAATCACTCTGGCGGCACGTTTGGGCGGCGGCGACATGGAAGGGAATTCCCGTTTGAGACAGGCGGTCATGGCGGCCAAGGAAGAAAACATGCCCAAGGATAACATCGATCGGGCCATCAAAAAGGGCACCGGCGGCGGTGAGGGTGCGGCGGCTTATGAAGAAATCACCTATGAAGGCTACGGTCCCGGTGGCGCGGCGGTTATTGTCGATGTCATGACGGATAATAAAAACAGGACTGTTGCGGAAATCCGCCACATCTTCTCCAAACATGGCGGCAATCTGGGTGAAAACGGCTGTGTGGCCTGGATATTCTCAAAAAAAGGGAGCATCGTCATTGATAAAAAACTTATCGGTGAAGACGAACTCATGGAACTGGCGCTGGAGGCCGGAGCGGAAGATGTGAAGGCGGAAGGCAATGAATATGAGGTAATCACGGAGCCGGCGGCTTTTGAAGCCGTAAAAAAGGCGATAGACGATAAAGGCATCAAACATCTGGAAGCGTCCATCAGCAAGATTCCTTCCAATACTGTAAAACTGGAAGCGGGCAAGGCGGAGTCCATGCTGAAATTAATGGAGAAGCTGGAAGACAATGATGACGTCCAGAATGTTTACTCCAACTTTGATATTGATGAAGATGTTATGGAAAAGTTGAGTTAA